One genomic segment of Helicobacter enhydrae includes these proteins:
- a CDS encoding glycosyltransferase family 8 protein, which produces MQEIPLMFCFDSNYVIPASVAFYSLLESNTPPPPTENLKFKLFVVHNDISQEDQEKLQLTIKPFCDFASLEFIDANQYLKDVWKKMSNKYHFAYEVFYKLIAPSLFPQYDKIIISDVDVCFLNDITKSFWDFDVDEEYVIGGVVSNDPDAFFPIPNVGWRSGYKKFNSEELKAIQHGIDGAYLIINLKQWRENKIQERAIDYLKKSVGKLVLAEQDVLGVISFPYIKKISPAHIVCNTSWEVLGKEWKDFKPNVYTQEEIWEARDKPIQIHFAGANKPWNTPSVPMADLWFVYLCKTPFLQDYLRKMESIMFQKFQRTFLPYRILNFVKKNPLFFLDTRVYTRILTLVFGSKNS; this is translated from the coding sequence ATGCAAGAAATTCCTCTTATGTTTTGTTTTGATTCAAATTATGTTATCCCAGCTTCAGTAGCTTTTTATTCGCTTTTAGAAAGCAATACCCCCCCCCCCCCTACAGAGAACCTAAAATTTAAACTTTTTGTTGTCCATAATGATATTTCCCAAGAAGATCAAGAAAAACTTCAATTGACAATCAAGCCTTTTTGCGATTTTGCCTCTTTGGAATTTATAGATGCAAATCAGTATTTGAAAGATGTTTGGAAAAAAATGTCAAACAAATATCATTTTGCTTATGAGGTGTTTTATAAACTCATTGCACCCAGTCTTTTTCCCCAATATGACAAGATTATTATTTCTGATGTTGATGTGTGTTTTTTGAACGATATAACAAAGAGTTTTTGGGATTTTGATGTTGATGAAGAGTATGTGATTGGAGGTGTTGTTTCCAACGATCCTGATGCGTTTTTTCCTATTCCAAATGTCGGTTGGCGAAGTGGATACAAAAAGTTTAATTCTGAAGAATTGAAGGCAATACAACACGGAATTGATGGAGCTTATCTTATCATTAATCTTAAACAATGGAGAGAAAACAAAATCCAAGAGCGTGCAATTGATTATCTTAAGAAAAGCGTTGGCAAGCTTGTTTTGGCAGAACAAGATGTTTTAGGAGTTATTTCTTTTCCATATATCAAAAAAATCTCTCCTGCCCATATTGTGTGCAATACAAGTTGGGAGGTTTTGGGAAAAGAGTGGAAGGATTTCAAACCCAATGTTTATACACAAGAAGAAATATGGGAAGCACGAGACAAGCCGATTCAGATCCATTTTGCTGGTGCCAACAAACCTTGGAACACACCAAGTGTGCCGATGGCAGATTTGTGGTTTGTTTATCTTTGCAAAACCCCATTTTTACAAGATTACCTTAGAAAAATGGAATCTATTATGTTTCAAAAATTTCAACGCACTTTTTTGCCTTATCGCATTTTGAATTTTGTCAAAAAAAATCCATTGTTTTTCTTGGATACTAGAGTGTATACTCGTATCTTGACTTTAGTTTTTGGGTCTAAAAACTCTTAG
- a CDS encoding autotransporter outer membrane beta-barrel domain-containing protein, translating to MEKRCDRFDLTLLKPMVASSLALALSISGVSGASADCDASSGAVICTGASEDSLSSAMENLKNNFEFKSLSTPNGFYQPNIKNGGSTPITNLTLQFSGESQVKGSGDAGSFKIQTKDTDRSLRLDTGTQGLKMGSEGKGTLVFDFTNATGSDNHTMTLNLGTGTDTGKQVSLLGNLEVKGKEKAEGDTSQDTFEATLTGGIEGNITIGESSKAYNLISNFNFIKTQDQTQDVIINGSITTKGGGVITGLTFQKSGVITGNISTDKPHAKTNITLQEDNLTLTLQGEQNQLTTFALDKKVTTKAILKLGKDGSTTTTSIAESLNAEKLTIEFLGNQSTLNLDGTNTTTLKTLKVNGTEGTFNVKSIATINEAVSVGDKKTLNLIVAGNKVTFGNKLEAKEGGTINVTLDGISGQGLLKLAGVDNKLTTLTVKENKYGHLHLTNSISKATTTFTSNAKGDNLEVTLGGNITLALEGETNKINTLKLSGDTATLKLGKDKGTSTTDITNGITGGANLTIELLGTSSTLNLGGTNNTINKLDPKAIANILNLTADSTTITEAVNVISGKYIKLNLNQANSTLTLTGGLTNGGSGTQINFNQSGTFDGTITTTNHATTITTKSNGTITKNITQSGSGKNNISFDSGTPNLTLEGSQNQINKVTIGAGATSATLKLGKASNNTTTTIKQDLSGEKLTIQLLGNEATLNLGGTNTIKALTTNATTNALNLTSGTTTITNAVSVTNKTLNINVTGTGLTFQNELKTTGGEINATLAGVDKNKGILTLANANNTLTTLSVTDKKYGKLILAGGGATTTFTGNVSGDNLEVTLGNNTTLALEGTTNNIKSLKLSGSEATLKLGKNGNTTTTIGGGINDKKELALEFLGNTSTLNLAGLYTIKSLTLNATTSKLKIGSGDEVTITGAVSVGARKTLNLEAQGDGKLTINQNLKATGGTINVTLGNSPSLTLQGTQNAIAKLTRTNEKNHNATINLSSRAANATNRGTHQYNTLTIGTLDVSTYGDYIFQLYASTKQGTLEGLDPAINDAYADRVLIEGTQSNTTITGQMITLNIDSNEASKLTEQAQKGSGIALVTVKNKTDGKKGALVTFKEEPTFTQGGQEVKIKLTDKKTNQDGGVNPSGGYTTYFLGSVKLGGADTATQKIISSALSINYDLFVANFNSINKRLGDLRGNPYTQGVWARIFAGGQESKFGIGSQSTYVTLQSGYDYAFVFEGGKTYAGVALSYARSTGKSRTIERQGSVRGAKTISLDGIKSQAFEIAIYNSYLGDTGFYNDSIAKFSTIHSDFQISDSATGSQTTNSAFLLSNEAGYRYGFGAMRDWFVTPQVEIGLGYLSASSFQAELEEGKGQTNSVSATQDAILLVRSRLGSDVGKEFKGESWGASLYVGGFYEYDVLNGGKSNISFTPTDTPTATQSYGSNGRFVLNVGGNVSVKESTRIYVDFEKSFGNQFATQWQINLGARYSFGEQVIKLKTSEENPQTEQENKAPLKIESETLEGTSDSGK from the coding sequence ATGGAAAAACGATGCGATAGATTTGATTTAACTCTTTTGAAGCCTATGGTGGCTAGTTCTTTGGCTTTGGCATTGAGTATCAGTGGGGTAAGTGGGGCAAGTGCTGATTGTGATGCTAGTAGTGGTGCTGTGATTTGCACAGGGGCAAGCGAAGACTCTTTAAGTAGTGCGATGGAAAATCTAAAAAATAATTTTGAATTCAAATCACTTTCAACCCCAAATGGATTCTATCAACCTAATATCAAAAATGGTGGAAGCACTCCTATCACAAACCTTACTTTGCAATTTAGCGGCGAATCTCAAGTCAAAGGTAGTGGTGATGCAGGGAGCTTCAAGATTCAAACAAAAGATACTGATAGATCTTTACGCTTAGACACTGGGACTCAGGGTTTGAAAATGGGAAGCGAGGGGAAAGGCACTCTAGTATTTGATTTTACTAACGCCACAGGTTCAGATAACCATACTATGACACTCAATTTGGGCACTGGCACCGACACAGGCAAACAGGTTTCTTTGTTGGGCAATCTTGAAGTAAAAGGCAAAGAAAAAGCAGAGGGTGATACTAGTCAAGACACATTTGAGGCAACATTAACAGGGGGGATTGAGGGGAATATCACAATCGGCGAATCAAGCAAAGCCTACAATCTCATAAGCAATTTTAATTTTATTAAAACACAAGATCAGACACAAGATGTCATTATTAATGGCAGTATTACAACAAAAGGTGGTGGTGTAATTACAGGACTAACTTTTCAAAAAAGTGGAGTAATTACAGGTAATATCTCCACAGATAAACCTCACGCCAAAACTAACATCACTCTACAAGAGGATAATCTCACCCTCACATTGCAAGGAGAGCAGAATCAACTCACCACTTTTGCTTTGGATAAAAAAGTAACTACCAAAGCCATACTCAAGCTAGGCAAAGATGGTAGCACTACCACGACAAGCATTGCTGAAAGTTTGAATGCTGAAAAGCTTACAATAGAATTCTTGGGGAATCAATCAACCCTCAATCTTGATGGAACAAACACAACAACACTCAAAACCCTCAAAGTCAATGGAACAGAGGGCACTTTCAATGTTAAATCAATCGCAACAATCAATGAGGCAGTAAGTGTAGGAGACAAAAAAACTCTTAATCTTATAGTGGCAGGAAATAAGGTTACTTTTGGCAATAAACTTGAAGCCAAAGAGGGTGGGACAATCAATGTCACTCTTGATGGAATTAGTGGACAAGGACTTCTTAAGTTAGCTGGCGTAGATAATAAACTCACAACGCTTACAGTGAAAGAAAATAAGTATGGACATCTACATCTCACAAATAGTATTTCTAAAGCAACCACTACTTTTACAAGCAATGCGAAAGGAGATAACCTCGAAGTAACTCTTGGAGGCAACATCACTCTTGCTCTAGAGGGTGAAACCAACAAAATCAATACTTTAAAACTGAGTGGTGATACAGCCACACTCAAATTAGGCAAAGATAAAGGCACTAGCACTACAGATATTACTAATGGCATAACAGGTGGTGCGAATCTAACAATAGAACTCTTGGGAACCTCATCAACTCTCAATCTTGGTGGGACAAATAATACAATCAACAAGCTTGATCCAAAAGCTATAGCAAATATTCTCAATCTCACAGCAGACAGCACAACAATCACAGAAGCAGTGAATGTAATATCAGGCAAATATATAAAACTAAACCTTAACCAAGCTAATTCTACACTTACATTGACAGGTGGCTTGACAAATGGTGGTAGTGGCACTCAAATCAATTTCAATCAATCTGGGACATTTGATGGCACAATCACAACCACAAATCACGCTACTACAATTACAACAAAGAGTAATGGGACAATTACTAAGAATATTACACAAAGTGGCAGTGGAAAAAATAACATTAGCTTTGATAGTGGCACTCCTAATCTTACATTAGAAGGAAGTCAAAATCAAATCAATAAAGTTACAATTGGAGCAGGTGCAACATCAGCCACACTCAAATTAGGTAAAGCTAGTAACAATACCACGACAACTATTAAGCAGGATTTAAGTGGTGAAAAACTCACAATACAACTCTTGGGCAATGAAGCAACCCTCAATCTCGGTGGAACAAATACAATCAAAGCTCTTACAACAAATGCTACGACAAATGCCCTTAATCTCACATCAGGCACGACAACAATCACAAATGCAGTAAGTGTAACTAACAAAACCCTTAATATTAATGTTACAGGAACAGGGCTTACTTTTCAAAACGAACTTAAAACCACAGGTGGAGAAATCAACGCTACCCTTGCTGGAGTAGATAAAAATAAAGGCATTCTTACACTAGCTAATGCAAACAACACGCTCACAACGCTTAGTGTTACCGATAAGAAATATGGAAAATTAATTCTTGCAGGAGGTGGTGCAACAACAACTTTTACAGGCAATGTGAGTGGGGATAATCTTGAAGTAACTCTTGGAAACAACACCACTCTTGCTTTAGAAGGCACAACTAACAATATCAAATCTTTAAAACTTAGTGGCAGTGAAGCCACACTCAAACTTGGCAAAAATGGAAACACCACCACAACTATTGGTGGTGGCATAAATGATAAAAAAGAACTTGCATTAGAATTTTTAGGCAATACATCAACCCTCAATCTTGCTGGCTTATATACAATCAAATCCCTTACATTAAATGCCACAACAAGCAAGCTCAAGATTGGTTCAGGTGATGAGGTAACAATCACAGGAGCCGTAAGTGTAGGAGCAAGAAAAACCCTCAATCTTGAAGCACAAGGAGATGGGAAACTAACTATCAATCAGAATCTAAAAGCTACAGGCGGGACTATCAATGTTACGCTTGGAAATAGCCCCTCCCTTACATTGCAAGGCACTCAAAACGCCATTGCCAAACTCACAAGGACTAATGAGAAAAACCATAATGCCACAATCAATCTTTCTAGCCGAGCCGCCAATGCCACTAATAGAGGCACACACCAATACAACACCCTCACCATTGGTACTCTTGATGTGAGCACTTATGGCGATTATATATTCCAACTCTATGCCTCTACAAAACAAGGCACACTAGAGGGATTGGATCCTGCAATTAATGACGCCTATGCGGATCGTGTATTGATTGAAGGCACTCAAAGTAACACAACCATAACAGGACAAATGATTACACTTAATATAGATTCGAATGAGGCTTCAAAACTCACAGAACAAGCCCAAAAGGGTAGTGGCATTGCCCTTGTTACGGTGAAAAACAAAACTGATGGTAAAAAAGGTGCATTGGTGACTTTCAAAGAGGAGCCAACCTTTACTCAAGGTGGGCAGGAAGTGAAAATCAAACTTACAGACAAAAAAACCAACCAAGATGGTGGAGTGAATCCAAGTGGGGGTTACACCACCTATTTCTTAGGCTCGGTCAAACTCGGTGGAGCCGACACAGCCACACAAAAAATCATCTCCTCCGCCCTCTCAATCAACTATGATTTGTTTGTAGCCAACTTCAACTCTATCAACAAAAGACTGGGTGATCTGAGGGGCAACCCCTACACTCAAGGAGTATGGGCTAGAATCTTTGCTGGAGGACAAGAATCAAAGTTTGGCATAGGAAGCCAAAGCACTTATGTGACTTTGCAAAGTGGCTATGATTATGCCTTTGTGTTTGAGGGTGGCAAAACTTATGCAGGAGTCGCCCTCTCTTATGCACGCTCGACAGGCAAAAGCCGCACGATCGAGAGGCAGGGGAGCGTGCGAGGAGCGAAAACGATCAGCCTAGATGGGATCAAATCCCAAGCCTTTGAAATCGCAATCTACAACTCATATCTAGGCGACACAGGATTCTACAACGACAGCATTGCCAAATTCAGCACCATCCATTCAGACTTCCAAATCAGCGATAGTGCCACAGGTAGCCAAACCACCAACTCCGCCTTTTTGCTCTCCAATGAAGCGGGTTATCGCTATGGCTTTGGAGCGATGCGGGATTGGTTTGTGACCCCTCAAGTCGAGATAGGGCTAGGCTATTTGAGTGCCTCTAGCTTCCAAGCTGAACTTGAAGAGGGCAAAGGGCAGACCAACTCTGTCTCAGCGACGCAGGATGCTATCTTGCTTGTGCGTTCAAGGCTAGGGAGCGATGTGGGCAAAGAGTTCAAAGGCGAGAGTTGGGGTGCCTCTCTGTATGTGGGGGGATTCTATGAATATGATGTGCTCAATGGAGGCAAAAGCAACATCAGCTTCACGCCAACAGACACTCCCACCGCGACACAATCCTACGGCTCCAATGGGCGTTTTGTGCTAAATGTCGGGGGCAATGTGAGTGTCAAAGAATCCACAAGGATCTATGTGGATTTTGAAAAGAGCTTTGGGAATCAGTTTGCGACACAATGGCAAATCAACCTAGGGGCGAGGTATAGTTTCGGAGAGCAAGTCATCAAGCTCAAGACATCAGAAGAGAACCCACAAACAGAGCAAGAGAACAAAGCTCCATTGAAAATAGAGAGTGAAACGCTAGAAGGCACAAGCGATAGTGGCAAATAG
- the groL gene encoding chaperonin GroEL (60 kDa chaperone family; promotes refolding of misfolded polypeptides especially under stressful conditions; forms two stacked rings of heptamers to form a barrel-shaped 14mer; ends can be capped by GroES; misfolded proteins enter the barrel where they are refolded when GroES binds), translating into MAKEINFSDNARNKLYEGVKQLSDAVKVTMGPRGRNVLIQKSYGAPAITKDGVSVAKEVELVDPIANMGAQLVKEVASKTADAAGDGTTTATVLAYSIFKEGLRNVTAGANPIEVKRGMDKASEAIIEELKKGSKKVGGKEEIAQVATISANSDEKIGSLIAEAMEKVGKDGVITVEEAKGINDELSVVEGMQFDRGYLSPYFVTNSDKMNAQLDNPYILLTDKKITSMKDILPLLESTMKSGKPLLIIAEDIEGEALTTLVVNKLRGVLNVAAVKAPGFGDRRKEMLRDIAILTGGEVISEELGKTLENASIEDLGQAGRIVIDKDNTTIVDGKGSAEEVKKRVAEIRTQIESTTSDYDREKLQERLAKLSGGVAVIKVGAASEVEMKEKKDRVDDALSATKAAVEEGIVIGGGAALIRAAQKVNLNLKGDEQIGYEIILRAIKAPMKQIAENAGYDAGVVVNQVESCKEDSYGFNASSGEYVDMFKAGIIDPLKVARVALQNAVSVSSLLLTTEATINDIKEDKPAMPDMSGMGGMGGMGGMM; encoded by the coding sequence ATGGCAAAAGAAATCAATTTTTCAGACAATGCAAGAAATAAACTTTATGAGGGTGTGAAACAATTAAGCGATGCAGTTAAGGTAACTATGGGACCTAGAGGACGCAATGTGTTGATCCAAAAAAGCTATGGTGCTCCTGCAATCACAAAAGACGGCGTGAGTGTAGCCAAAGAAGTAGAGCTTGTAGATCCTATCGCAAATATGGGAGCACAGCTTGTCAAAGAAGTCGCGAGTAAAACTGCAGACGCCGCAGGAGATGGGACAACCACAGCTACTGTGTTGGCTTATAGCATTTTCAAAGAGGGATTGAGAAATGTCACAGCAGGGGCAAATCCAATCGAAGTGAAAAGAGGAATGGATAAGGCAAGCGAGGCGATTATCGAGGAACTCAAAAAGGGAAGTAAAAAAGTAGGCGGCAAAGAGGAAATCGCTCAAGTCGCAACAATCTCTGCAAACTCTGATGAGAAAATCGGAAGCTTGATCGCAGAAGCGATGGAAAAAGTCGGCAAAGATGGCGTGATCACCGTGGAAGAAGCGAAGGGCATCAACGATGAGCTAAGTGTCGTGGAGGGAATGCAGTTTGATCGTGGATATCTCTCACCTTATTTTGTGACAAATAGTGACAAAATGAACGCTCAACTTGACAACCCCTATATTCTTTTGACAGACAAAAAAATCACATCAATGAAAGACATTTTGCCTCTTTTGGAATCCACAATGAAAAGTGGCAAGCCTTTGCTCATCATCGCAGAGGACATTGAGGGCGAGGCTTTGACAACTTTGGTGGTCAATAAGCTCAGAGGTGTGCTCAATGTTGCAGCGGTGAAAGCCCCCGGATTTGGCGATCGTAGAAAAGAAATGCTTAGAGATATTGCAATCCTTACAGGTGGTGAAGTCATTAGCGAGGAGCTTGGAAAAACACTCGAAAACGCTAGTATCGAGGATTTGGGACAGGCTGGAAGAATCGTGATCGACAAAGACAACACAACAATCGTAGATGGCAAAGGAAGTGCAGAGGAAGTCAAGAAGCGTGTGGCAGAAATCCGCACACAAATTGAAAGCACTACAAGCGACTATGACAGAGAAAAACTTCAAGAACGCTTGGCAAAGCTAAGCGGTGGCGTTGCAGTCATCAAAGTAGGGGCAGCAAGCGAAGTTGAGATGAAAGAGAAAAAAGATCGTGTTGATGACGCATTGAGTGCGACAAAAGCAGCGGTAGAAGAGGGGATTGTCATCGGTGGAGGAGCAGCCCTTATCCGTGCAGCACAAAAAGTCAATCTCAATCTCAAAGGAGATGAGCAAATCGGCTATGAGATTATCCTCAGGGCGATCAAAGCACCAATGAAGCAAATCGCTGAAAATGCTGGATACGATGCAGGTGTGGTCGTCAATCAGGTCGAGAGTTGCAAAGAAGATTCTTATGGATTTAACGCAAGTAGTGGAGAATATGTAGATATGTTCAAAGCTGGGATCATCGATCCTCTCAAAGTGGCAAGAGTGGCACTCCAAAACGCAGTGAGCGTTTCAAGTTTGCTTTTGACAACAGAAGCGACAATCAACGACATCAAAGAAGATAAACCCGCGATGCCTGATATGAGCGGAATGGGTGGTATGGGAGGAATGGGCGGGATGATGTAA
- the ilvC gene encoding ketol-acid reductoisomerase: MQVLTQKDCHTDYLSLMQIGILGFGSQAIAQAQNLRDSGLNVKIGLRNGSNSKTSAEAMGFEVLDLAHLAQECQMLVFLIPDECHQQAYQEMLPYLCDGQVLCFAHGFSVYTQEVVPPSFVDVILVAPKAAASAVRGEYVNGRGVVSLIGVAQDVSSRAYDYALEYACALGSGKSGVLPSSFGDEYECDLFSEQAVICGGLEALICAGFETLVEAGYPAEIAYFECLHELKIVADLIYAQGLSKMREHISNTAEYGAMSRTEALRGLLKESMKPILSDIRSGAFAERFLQERDNGFGKLKLERKALQDLEIEQVGSKIRALMPWLGGK, encoded by the coding sequence ATGCAGGTATTGACGCAGAAAGATTGCCACACAGATTATTTGAGCTTGATGCAGATTGGGATTTTGGGATTTGGCTCCCAAGCAATAGCACAGGCTCAAAACCTCAGAGACAGTGGGCTCAATGTAAAAATCGGACTAAGAAATGGCTCAAACTCAAAGACATCAGCAGAAGCGATGGGGTTTGAAGTTTTGGATTTGGCACATTTGGCACAAGAATGCCAAATGCTTGTGTTTCTGATACCTGATGAGTGCCACCAACAAGCCTATCAGGAGATGTTGCCGTATTTATGCGATGGGCAGGTGCTGTGTTTCGCACACGGATTCAGTGTCTATACGCAAGAGGTGGTGCCTCCTAGTTTTGTCGATGTCATTTTGGTCGCTCCCAAAGCTGCGGCAAGTGCGGTGAGAGGGGAGTATGTCAATGGGAGGGGCGTGGTGTCTTTGATCGGTGTGGCTCAAGATGTCAGCTCTAGGGCGTATGACTATGCACTGGAGTATGCTTGTGCTTTGGGAAGTGGCAAAAGTGGGGTGTTGCCAAGCAGTTTTGGAGATGAGTATGAGTGTGATTTGTTTTCAGAACAAGCTGTGATTTGTGGCGGGCTTGAGGCGTTGATTTGTGCGGGGTTTGAGACTTTGGTGGAAGCGGGGTATCCAGCAGAGATCGCTTATTTTGAGTGTTTGCACGAGCTAAAAATCGTCGCAGATTTGATCTATGCTCAAGGGTTGTCAAAAATGAGGGAGCACATCAGCAACACAGCGGAGTATGGGGCGATGAGTCGCACGGAGGCACTGCGTGGGTTGCTCAAAGAATCAATGAAGCCGATTTTGTCTGATATCCGAAGTGGAGCGTTTGCGGAGCGTTTCTTGCAAGAGCGGGATAATGGGTTTGGCAAACTCAAGCTTGAACGCAAGGCGTTGCAAGATCTAGAGATCGAGCAAGTGGGGAGCAAGATACGGGCGTTGATGCCTTGGCTTGGGGGCAAATGA
- a CDS encoding NAD(P)-binding protein, giving the protein MHVTRRDFLNGVSLAVVAGMSPLSLLSANQGKAQKIIYPPSLMGLRGSTNESYRFAHLMRDGEEFDFSSIATEEKYDLVVVGAGISGLCAACVFQDKKGKKAKILILDNHDDFGGHARRNEFHLKDRMILSYGGSESLQSPKALYSKEVVEFLNKIDIDIDALARAFDVNFYPDLGLGRGVYFNAKDFGSDIVVSGNPRRMIADDIPPNRINGRSYKDFFNDFPMSQKDKEQLIELHESPRDYLEGMTAEQREEYVAKTSYKNFLKDKVGLSPLAISFFEGMTDDFLALGIDSVSCDDARGSFLPGFDQLKLPPLSEEAEAEITEPYIYHFPDGNATIARMMVKRLIPSVTSAKSVDEIVLAKFNYAKLDQPKAPVRLRLNSTVVRVNNLKEGAEVFYASAQDNKIHKVFAKKVVMANYNSSIPYIIPNMPTEQKEALAQCVKTPLIHTKVILRNWESFKKLGVHEIYSPKMFYARTKLDYPVDIGTYKHPRDPKKPICVHMVGAPITLIRGMGDGDSMTARDQSRLARHLLIELPFSKLEEMIREQLQGMLGSSGFNHKKDILAITLNRWGHCYSYAFNSLYDDEEESEAIIARAKKRYGNITIANSDAAWDAYAHTAMEEAMRAVEELEV; this is encoded by the coding sequence ATGCATGTTACAAGAAGAGATTTTTTAAATGGCGTTAGTCTTGCAGTAGTTGCTGGTATGTCCCCCTTATCATTGCTATCTGCAAATCAAGGTAAAGCACAAAAGATAATCTATCCTCCCTCTCTTATGGGACTAAGAGGTAGCACCAATGAAAGCTATCGTTTCGCTCATTTGATGCGTGATGGAGAAGAGTTTGATTTCTCCTCTATTGCTACTGAAGAAAAATATGATCTTGTAGTGGTTGGGGCAGGAATTAGTGGTTTGTGTGCAGCCTGTGTTTTCCAAGACAAAAAGGGCAAAAAAGCTAAAATCCTCATTTTAGATAATCATGATGATTTTGGAGGACATGCAAGACGCAATGAGTTTCATCTCAAAGATAGAATGATTCTAAGCTATGGAGGCAGCGAATCTTTGCAATCCCCAAAAGCCCTATATTCCAAAGAAGTTGTTGAATTTTTGAATAAAATTGACATTGATATTGATGCTCTAGCAAGAGCTTTTGATGTGAATTTTTATCCTGATTTGGGATTAGGTAGAGGGGTGTATTTCAATGCAAAAGATTTTGGCTCTGATATCGTGGTGAGTGGAAATCCACGCAGAATGATTGCAGATGATATTCCACCAAATAGAATCAATGGGCGTTCTTACAAAGACTTTTTCAATGATTTTCCTATGAGTCAAAAAGACAAAGAGCAACTCATTGAGCTTCACGAAAGCCCACGCGACTATCTTGAAGGCATGACTGCAGAACAAAGAGAGGAGTATGTCGCCAAAACAAGCTACAAAAATTTTCTCAAAGACAAAGTAGGATTATCTCCTTTAGCCATTTCTTTTTTTGAGGGAATGACAGATGACTTTTTAGCCTTAGGCATTGACTCAGTTTCTTGTGATGATGCAAGAGGTTCATTTTTGCCAGGATTTGATCAACTCAAACTCCCCCCACTTAGTGAAGAGGCAGAAGCTGAAATTACAGAGCCTTATATCTATCATTTTCCAGATGGAAATGCTACTATCGCAAGAATGATGGTAAAAAGACTAATCCCCTCTGTAACAAGTGCAAAAAGTGTAGATGAAATCGTTTTGGCAAAATTCAATTATGCAAAACTTGATCAGCCAAAAGCACCTGTGCGTTTGAGACTAAATAGCACGGTGGTGCGTGTGAATAATCTCAAAGAGGGAGCAGAAGTATTTTATGCAAGCGCACAAGATAACAAAATCCACAAGGTTTTTGCCAAAAAAGTGGTGATGGCAAATTACAATAGCTCCATTCCTTATATTATCCCTAATATGCCTACAGAACAAAAAGAGGCATTAGCCCAATGTGTCAAAACGCCTCTTATTCACACCAAAGTTATCTTAAGAAATTGGGAGAGTTTCAAAAAACTAGGAGTGCATGAAATCTATTCGCCTAAGATGTTTTATGCAAGAACGAAGTTAGATTATCCTGTGGATATTGGGACATACAAGCACCCAAGAGATCCCAAAAAACCTATTTGTGTGCATATGGTAGGAGCTCCTATCACTCTTATTAGAGGTATGGGAGATGGGGATAGTATGACTGCAAGAGATCAATCAAGACTTGCACGCCACCTCCTTATTGAACTTCCTTTTTCAAAACTTGAAGAAATGATAAGAGAGCAATTGCAAGGTATGCTAGGTTCTAGCGGATTTAATCACAAAAAAGACATTCTAGCAATCACATTAAATCGTTGGGGGCATTGCTATTCTTATGCCTTCAATTCTCTTTATGATGATGAAGAAGAGAGTGAAGCCATTATCGCTAGAGCCAAAAAACGCTATGGCAATATCACAATTGCTAACTCTGATGCAGCATGGGATGCTTATGCACATACTGCGATGGAAGAGGCAATGCGTGCAGTTGAAGAGCTAGAAGTTTAA